One genomic window of Halanaerobiales bacterium includes the following:
- a CDS encoding macro domain-containing protein, translated as MKLKIDNVTLELVQGDIVRQNDLEAIVNAANAQLKIGGGVAGAVHRAAGPGLEKECEPLAPIQVGEAVITGGHNLPNEYVIHTLGPVYGVDKPEAELLNKSYKNSLEIAEENEIESIGFPAISTGAFGYPI; from the coding sequence ATGAAGCTTAAAATTGACAATGTCACTCTTGAATTAGTTCAGGGAGATATAGTGCGTCAAAATGATTTGGAGGCAATTGTCAATGCGGCTAATGCTCAGCTTAAGATTGGTGGCGGAGTTGCAGGTGCAGTTCATAGAGCAGCTGGCCCTGGGCTTGAAAAAGAATGTGAACCTCTTGCACCTATACAGGTAGGAGAAGCTGTTATTACTGGGGGACATAATCTTCCTAATGAATATGTAATTCACACTTTAGGTCCTGTTTATGGAGTGGATAAACCTGAAGCTGAATTGCTTAATAAAAGTTATAAAAATAGTTTAGAAATTGCCGAAGAAAATGAAATTGAATCAATTGGTTTTCCTGCCATTTCTACTGGAGCTTTTGGATATCCAATTAA
- the deoD gene encoding purine-nucleoside phosphorylase — protein MQEWKNIFKKEFKIFYRNIKKEKNLEEVVNMTVHIGAEKGEIADTILLPGDPMRAKFIAENYLEDIECYNEVRGMLGYTGKYNGNKISVQGTGMGMPSISIYANELIKDYGVQNLVRVGSCGSINENAKLRDVILAGGASTTSGMNEKRFNGGDYAPTPDFNLLLKAYKIAQENGTKVKVGDVLSEDKFYHDNPDHWKKWAKYGVMALEMETAELYTLAAKYDVNALSILTVSDSIISGEELSAGAREKTFTDMMEIALKLA, from the coding sequence TTGCAAGAATGGAAAAATATTTTCAAAAAGGAATTTAAGATATTTTATAGAAATATAAAAAAGGAAAAAAACTTAGAGGAGGTTGTTAATATGACAGTTCATATTGGTGCAGAAAAGGGAGAAATAGCTGATACAATTCTATTGCCTGGAGATCCAATGAGAGCAAAATTTATAGCTGAAAATTATCTAGAAGATATAGAATGTTATAATGAAGTAAGAGGAATGTTAGGATATACAGGTAAATATAATGGCAATAAAATTTCTGTTCAGGGTACTGGAATGGGTATGCCATCTATTTCAATTTATGCCAATGAGTTAATTAAAGATTACGGAGTACAAAATTTAGTGCGAGTTGGTTCATGTGGTTCAATTAATGAAAATGCAAAATTAAGAGATGTAATCCTGGCAGGTGGTGCCTCCACTACTTCTGGTATGAATGAAAAACGATTTAATGGTGGGGATTATGCCCCGACTCCTGATTTTAATCTTTTGTTAAAAGCCTATAAAATTGCTCAGGAAAATGGTACTAAAGTTAAAGTAGGAGATGTATTAAGTGAGGATAAATTTTATCATGATAATCCTGATCACTGGAAAAAGTGGGCAAAATATGGAGTTATGGCTTTAGAAATGGAAACTGCTGAATTATATACTCTAGCAGCTAAATATGATGTAAATGCATTATCAATTCTAACAGTTAGTGATTCAATAATTAGCGGGGAAGAGTTATCGGCAGGTGCCCGGGAAAAAACTTTTACTGATATGATGGAAATTGCTTTGAAATTGGCTTAA
- a CDS encoding glycosyltransferase family 4 protein, which produces MKRILHILSQRPEKTGSGIYLQSVLKEANKKGYKQAVISGIPAEIEKVDLGNINKENFYPVKFNNDELSFPVVGMSDVMPYPSTRYKDLTDNMLEKYKNNFSKVIKKAVKEFRPDIIITHHLWILTSLVRKLNPNIRIIAISHGTGLRQLKKVSKFKNQVLEGCQGLDMVFALNKYQKKQINRLYNIDENKIIVIGAGYDKEIFYESEKIKKNNEEITIVYAGKLSYAKGVKFLVKAFERLNSKIGENIRLKLLGEGNGREFEEIKRLVNMSESKIEMPGSVPQQKLGEIFRKSDIFCLPSFYEGLALVVIEALASGLRVVTTDLPGLKNWLGNKINQSEVIEYIELPTLENADIPQKEDLTGFEKRLMMGLEKQIDKSQKNRFFENEKLKSAVRKLSWEGVFARMEKYFQKGI; this is translated from the coding sequence TTGAAAAGAATATTACATATTTTATCACAGAGACCTGAAAAAACCGGAAGTGGTATTTATCTTCAATCAGTATTAAAAGAAGCTAATAAAAAGGGATATAAACAGGCAGTGATTTCAGGAATACCTGCTGAAATTGAAAAAGTTGATTTAGGTAATATTAATAAAGAAAATTTTTATCCTGTAAAATTTAATAATGATGAATTATCTTTTCCAGTTGTAGGAATGAGTGATGTAATGCCTTATCCCAGTACCAGATATAAAGATTTAACAGATAATATGTTAGAAAAATATAAAAATAATTTTAGCAAAGTTATTAAAAAAGCTGTTAAAGAGTTTAGGCCAGATATAATTATAACTCATCATTTATGGATTTTAACTTCTCTTGTTAGAAAATTAAATCCAAATATTAGAATAATAGCAATTTCTCATGGAACTGGCTTAAGACAATTAAAAAAGGTTAGTAAGTTTAAAAATCAAGTATTAGAAGGCTGTCAGGGCTTAGATATGGTATTTGCTTTAAATAAATATCAAAAAAAACAAATAAATCGGCTTTATAATATAGATGAAAATAAAATTATTGTTATAGGAGCAGGTTATGATAAAGAAATATTTTATGAGTCTGAGAAAATCAAAAAAAATAATGAAGAAATTACAATAGTATATGCAGGAAAATTAAGTTATGCAAAAGGAGTAAAATTTCTAGTAAAAGCTTTTGAAAGATTAAATTCAAAAATAGGTGAAAATATAAGGTTAAAATTATTAGGAGAAGGTAATGGTAGGGAATTTGAAGAAATTAAAAGATTAGTTAATATGAGTGAATCTAAGATAGAGATGCCTGGTTCAGTACCCCAGCAAAAATTAGGGGAAATTTTTCGAAAAAGTGATATTTTTTGTTTGCCATCATTTTATGAAGGGTTGGCCCTGGTTGTGATCGAAGCCTTAGCCTCAGGTTTAAGAGTTGTGACTACAGATTTACCCGGTCTTAAAAATTGGCTGGGAAATAAAATAAATCAAAGTGAAGTTATTGAATATATAGAGTTACCAACTTTAGAAAATGCTGATATTCCCCAAAAAGAGGACTTAACAGGTTTTGAAAAGAGATTAATGATGGGTCTTGAAAAACAAATTGATAAAAGTCAAAAAAATAGATTTTTTGAAAATGAAAAATTGAAAAGTGCTGTTCGTAAACTCTCCTGGGAGGGAGTATTTGCAAGAATGGAAAAATATTTTCAAAAAGGAATTTAA
- the thrC gene encoding threonine synthase, whose amino-acid sequence MKYISTRGNSKLLNASEVIKLGMVPEGGLFVPDSIPELSENEMFSKINDDYQKIASWILSYFLNDFTKDEIKKAVKKAYNKNNFPDELITPIVSFDKETHLMELWHGPTAAFKDIALQLMPYLLKLSVKKNQDNKEIVILVATSGDTGKAALEGFKDVEGIKIIVFYPEKGVSQVQKDQMLTTAGNNTEVIGVKGNFDDCQNAVKEVFRDKKLKNLLLKNGYKLSSANSINWGRLVPQIVYYFTGYFHLLHANKINEGEKINITVPTGNFGNILAGYYAYKMGLPVNKFICATNENKVLADFLKTGKYNINREFKKTISPSMDILISSNLERFLFEVTGHNSKKINKWYKNLKEKEVFRIDSNTLAEIQNLFVGKSASEKEVRNSIKDVYNSYGYLIDPHTGVGYSCLKAYKKESFDYTPTIIDSTANPYKFSKSVLEAIEGREVEEDYSQVIKKLNKLTGIEIHRGLEDIYNKKLKHKRKCEVKEVPLQIKEVLEIGGI is encoded by the coding sequence ATGAAATATATAAGTACCAGAGGAAATTCTAAATTACTAAATGCTTCTGAAGTAATCAAATTGGGAATGGTACCTGAAGGAGGTTTGTTTGTTCCTGACTCTATCCCTGAATTAAGTGAAAATGAAATGTTTAGCAAAATAAATGATGATTATCAGAAGATTGCCAGTTGGATTTTAAGTTATTTTTTGAATGATTTCACTAAAGATGAGATTAAAAAGGCGGTTAAAAAAGCATATAATAAAAATAATTTTCCTGATGAGTTGATAACTCCCATTGTTAGTTTTGATAAAGAGACTCATCTTATGGAATTATGGCATGGACCTACAGCTGCTTTTAAAGATATTGCTTTACAATTGATGCCCTATCTTTTAAAACTATCAGTGAAAAAAAATCAGGATAATAAAGAAATAGTTATACTTGTAGCTACTTCTGGGGATACAGGTAAAGCTGCTCTGGAAGGATTTAAGGATGTAGAGGGAATTAAAATCATTGTTTTTTATCCTGAAAAAGGTGTAAGTCAGGTCCAAAAAGATCAGATGTTAACAACAGCAGGAAATAATACTGAGGTAATAGGAGTAAAAGGTAATTTTGATGATTGCCAAAATGCAGTAAAAGAAGTTTTTAGAGATAAAAAATTAAAAAATTTATTATTAAAGAATGGATATAAATTATCCTCTGCTAATTCTATAAATTGGGGGAGACTTGTTCCTCAAATAGTTTATTATTTTACAGGTTATTTTCATTTACTTCATGCCAATAAAATTAATGAAGGGGAAAAAATAAATATAACTGTTCCTACTGGTAATTTTGGGAATATACTTGCTGGTTATTATGCCTATAAAATGGGATTGCCTGTTAATAAATTTATCTGTGCCACTAATGAAAATAAAGTTTTGGCTGATTTTTTGAAGACGGGAAAATATAACATAAATCGTGAATTCAAAAAAACAATAAGTCCCTCAATGGATATTTTGATTTCCTCTAATTTAGAACGTTTTCTATTTGAAGTAACCGGCCATAATAGTAAAAAAATAAATAAATGGTACAAGAATTTAAAAGAAAAAGAAGTATTTAGAATTGACTCAAATACTTTAGCTGAAATCCAAAATTTATTTGTTGGCAAATCTGCTTCTGAAAAAGAAGTTAGGAATTCAATTAAAGATGTATATAACAGCTATGGTTATTTAATTGATCCTCATACTGGAGTAGGGTATAGTTGTCTTAAAGCTTATAAAAAAGAAAGTTTTGATTATACTCCTACTATCATTGATTCTACTGCCAATCCATATAAATTTAGCAAATCTGTTTTAGAGGCAATAGAGGGAAGAGAAGTAGAAGAGGATTATTCTCAGGTTATTAAAAAGTTAAATAAATTAACTGGTATAGAAATCCATCGAGGACTTGAAGATATATATAATAAAAAGCTTAAACATAAAAGAAAATGTGAAGTTAAAGAAGTGCCTCTACAAATTAAAGAAGTATTAGAGATAGGAGGGATATAA
- the thrB gene encoding homoserine kinase, with product MLKLRVPATSANLGPGFDCLGLALKSYNNFIFKENRRGLEIEIRKEGLKGKEIEIANTDNLIYKSVKRFQKVSKIEIKNLKIIEESKIPIARGLGSSATAIVGTLYGLNKLNNSPLSEERLFEMAVSIEGHADNVIPAFKGGYVITVLKGNKLNYKKVSVKNSGLKVILVIPDFQLKTKDLRAVLPEKVDYQDALFNQSRTALLTSVFVDKDWQKLSTAMEDRLHQNYREKLIPGLKSVIKTGYEAGALGVALSGAGPTVLAFSKDNAQFIAQKMKEKFLDNGIKCMSLAAEIDNEGVQSIDK from the coding sequence ATGCTAAAACTTAGAGTTCCAGCTACTTCTGCTAATTTAGGACCTGGTTTTGATTGTCTTGGTCTGGCCTTAAAATCATATAACAATTTTATTTTCAAAGAAAATAGAAGGGGATTAGAAATTGAAATAAGAAAAGAAGGACTAAAGGGAAAAGAAATTGAAATAGCCAATACTGATAATTTAATTTATAAATCAGTAAAAAGATTCCAAAAGGTTAGTAAAATTGAAATTAAAAATTTGAAAATTATTGAGGAAAGTAAAATACCTATAGCCAGGGGACTGGGTAGTTCTGCAACAGCCATTGTTGGAACTCTTTATGGATTAAATAAACTTAATAATTCCCCTTTAAGTGAGGAAAGATTATTTGAAATGGCGGTATCTATTGAAGGTCATGCCGATAATGTAATTCCAGCTTTTAAAGGTGGTTATGTAATTACTGTGTTAAAAGGAAATAAACTTAACTATAAAAAAGTATCTGTAAAAAATAGTGGGTTAAAAGTGATTTTAGTAATACCTGATTTTCAGCTAAAAACTAAAGATTTGAGAGCAGTTTTACCTGAAAAGGTTGATTATCAAGATGCTTTATTTAATCAAAGTCGAACAGCTTTATTAACCTCAGTTTTTGTAGATAAAGATTGGCAAAAATTATCAACAGCTATGGAAGATCGTTTACATCAAAATTATCGCGAAAAACTAATTCCAGGTTTAAAATCAGTTATAAAAACAGGTTATGAAGCAGGTGCTTTGGGTGTTGCCTTAAGTGGAGCAGGACCAACAGTATTGGCTTTTAGTAAAGATAATGCCCAATTTATAGCCCAAAAGATGAAAGAAAAATTTTTGGATAATGGAATTAAATGTATGAGTTTAGCTGCTGAAATAGATAATGAAGGTGTACAGAGTATAGATAAATAA
- a CDS encoding DHHA1 domain-containing protein, giving the protein MTEKLYYKDSFLRNFKADIVSYKEEKGEYHLVLNKTAFYPEGGGQPADKGSVASSKVKYVYEEKGEVYHIVDKLPEEKNNLDCKIDWQRRFDLMQQHTGQHVLSALIDDMYNAKTVGFHLGENHVTVDSDIELTDEELKEAEDKINEVIYKNENISSEFPGEEKLNDLSLRKAAVVDENIRIVKINGVDVIPCGGTHLKNTGQIGIISIIDQEKYKDGTRITFLCGKRALNDYNFKNDIITKARDILGVQNENINSEIERLKSELDDKEKNVEELKNELLDYRVEKLIKNSEKYNNYKLVNEVYEEGDYSDIRLMANKLVEYDDTIVIFGQKNNNTSRLILGKAANIEKLDMNEMIGEVMELLEGNGGGHEFFAQGGGSNPEKLAKAVELADKKIREEL; this is encoded by the coding sequence TAAAGATTCTTTTTTAAGAAATTTTAAAGCAGATATTGTTTCATATAAAGAGGAAAAAGGAGAATATCACTTAGTTTTAAATAAAACTGCTTTTTATCCAGAAGGTGGGGGACAACCGGCTGATAAAGGTAGTGTTGCTTCCAGTAAAGTAAAATATGTTTATGAAGAAAAAGGGGAAGTATATCATATTGTAGATAAATTACCGGAAGAAAAAAATAATTTGGATTGTAAAATAGACTGGCAGAGACGTTTTGATTTGATGCAACAACATACAGGACAGCATGTATTATCAGCGTTAATTGATGATATGTATAATGCAAAGACTGTAGGATTTCATTTAGGAGAAAATCATGTTACTGTAGATTCAGATATTGAATTAACTGATGAAGAACTTAAAGAAGCTGAAGATAAGATAAATGAAGTAATATACAAAAATGAAAATATTAGTTCTGAATTTCCTGGAGAAGAAAAATTGAATGATTTATCATTAAGAAAAGCGGCAGTTGTGGATGAAAATATAAGAATTGTAAAAATAAATGGTGTAGATGTTATTCCCTGTGGTGGAACCCACCTTAAAAATACAGGGCAGATTGGTATAATATCAATTATTGATCAGGAAAAATATAAAGATGGAACAAGAATAACATTTTTGTGTGGAAAAAGAGCTTTAAATGATTATAATTTTAAAAATGATATTATTACAAAGGCTCGTGATATACTGGGGGTACAAAACGAAAATATAAATTCTGAAATTGAGAGATTAAAAAGTGAATTAGATGATAAAGAAAAGAATGTAGAAGAGCTTAAAAATGAACTCTTAGATTACAGAGTTGAAAAATTAATAAAAAACAGTGAAAAATACAATAATTATAAGCTGGTAAATGAAGTTTATGAAGAAGGAGACTATTCTGATATAAGACTGATGGCCAATAAACTTGTTGAATATGATGATACAATTGTAATTTTTGGCCAAAAAAATAATAACACTTCTCGTTTAATATTAGGAAAAGCTGCTAATATAGAAAAACTAGATATGAATGAGATGATTGGTGAAGTAATGGAATTACTTGAGGGAAATGGTGGAGGACATGAATTTTTTGCTCAGGGTGGAGGTTCTAACCCGGAAAAATTAGCTAAGGCAGTTGAATTGGCTGATAAAAAAATCCGAGAAGAATTATAA